The Littorina saxatilis isolate snail1 linkage group LG1, US_GU_Lsax_2.0, whole genome shotgun sequence nucleotide sequence TAGGGGCATCCTAGTACCTTGTGAAGTTTCAATGCTCTAGCTTTAAACacgtttaagaaaatgtaaattgTCCCTTTTTGCACGAACTTAAGCTCCGTTATGACCTTCAAATTTAACGAAGGTCAACCAAAtgtgtatcatgtatcatgTCTGGAGACGACACAACACCACAGTTGTGTGTATTGTTTTAAAGGTTTATCTTCAATAACATTTGAGAAAAATCTCATCGTTATTGTGTGCGTCTACGGGCGGCCATCCGGGTGGCCTGACACTAGCTGCTCACTACTAAGACTCTCCGGATGCCACAACTTCCACAATAATAGCTTTATACACGTACGTTGTGGTAAGAAAACGGAATGTTAGATGAAATAGCATAATCATCAAACAACTGGACCCATGATCAATCCAGCTTTTCATGTatcaatacatatatatatgaacaAATGTATAAAAGGCATCTCAAATAAGCAACCACCTGGCCAGCCACCAAAGAATCCACCCGTCCATCCATCCGTCCCTACATCCATCCAATATAAGAATATACACACAATCAAGGAAGCAACTAactaatcaaccaatcaatcaccCAACGACTACATCCATTCACCCATTCACCCATCCAAGTAAATTGGCATGTCTAAGCCCAGAATTGGACACAGAGCAACGCATGTTACAGAACTAACAACACGAACATCGCTCAAGTAATCATTACCTGTCAAACCGTGGTAACTAGTCGTCGAAGCCGAATCTGTCCTCGAAGAAGTCGTCGTCGAAGAAGTCATCGTCGAAGAAGTCGTCGTCGAAGAAGTCGTCGTCGTCACCGAACCCAAAGAAACCGCGACGCCCACCGCCAAAATAGAATCCCCTTCCAGCTCTTCCAAAACCTGGACCAAAACCTCCTCCGAAACCGCGACCAAAACCTCCTCCAAAACCTGGACCAAAACCTCCTCCAAAACCTGGACCAAAACCTCCTCCAAAACCTGGACCAAAACCTCCTCCAATACCTGGGCCAAAACCGCTACCTAAACCGGCAAGATTGAATCCCCTTCCAGCTCCGCCAAAGCCGAGGCCAGAACCTGTTCCAGATCCTCCGAAACCAAAGCCAGGGCCTGTTCCAGCTCCTCCAAATCCTACGCCAACACCTGTACCAGCTCCTCCAAATCCTACGCCAACACCTGTACCAGCTCCTCCAAATCCTACGCCTACACCTGTGCCAGCTCCCCCAAAGCCTACACCAAGACCTGTACCAGCTCCTCCAAAGCCTACGCCAAGGCCTGAACCAGCGCCTCCAAAGCCTACCCCAGCACCTGTGCGAGCGCCTCCAAAGCCTACACCAACACCAGTGCCAGCTCCTCCGAATCCGGAGCCAAAACCAAAGCCATGGTAGTACAGGCTAGGAAAATGGGGGATGTATCCAGTCTGAGCGAGAGCAAGGGTGCTCAACAGACACAAGAGAGACAGCTTCATCATGGCTCTgtaaataaatataaaaaatataacaatttgtagtgccaac carries:
- the LOC138963106 gene encoding uncharacterized protein, with the translated sequence MMKLSLLCLLSTLALAQTGYIPHFPSLYYHGFGFGSGFGGAGTGVGVGFGGARTGAGVGFGGAGSGLGVGFGGAGTGLGVGFGGAGTGVGVGFGGAGTGVGVGFGGAGTGVGVGFGGAGTGPGFGFGGSGTGSGLGFGGAGRGFNLAGLGSGFGPGIGGGFGPGFGGGFGPGFGGGFGPGFGGGFGRGFGGGFGPGFGRAGRGFYFGGGRRGFFGFGDDDDFFDDDFFDDDFFDDDFFEDRFGFDD